The region AGTTCTTAGAGCGCAGATAGGCCCGGGCCACCTCGGCGGGGTTCTTGCCGCTTACCGCCACCTCGGCATTGAGCTGGGAAAGGGTGGCTTCGTCCAGGGTAGCGAAGACCGGATTGATCAGGGTGGCGAGCTCAGGGAAGCGGTCGAATACAGCCTTGCGCACGGTGATGGCGGGCTGGTAGACCGCCACCGCCCCCCTGGGGTCGGTCAGGGCCACCAGGCCCAAAGCGGCGATGCCCCCATCGGTGCCGTAGGCCATGGCGGCGTTCACCCCGCCCGTGCCGCGGGCCGCGGCCTGCTGGGTCTGGGTGGTGTTGCCGCCGGGCAGAATCACCAGCTGCTCGGGTTTCAGCTTGAAGCCATACACCCGCTCGAAGGCTTTGAGGGCGTCGTCGCGGTCTACGAACTCCTGGCTGGCGGCCAGCCGCACCTGGGCCCCGCCGTTCACCCAGCGGGCGAAGTCAGCCATGGTGCGGAGGTTATTCTGCTGGGCCAGGGTGCGCGGCACCGCAATGGCCCAGGTGTTGTTGGCCGGGGCCGGGTTGAGCCAGACGATGTTGTTTTTGGCGTCGAGCTCCTTGACCCTGGCAAAACCTTTGGCCGCATCGCGGGTTACAGCCTGGGCGCTGGGATCGTTCTTGAAAAACACCCCCAGCGCAGTGCCGGTGTATTCGGGGTAAAGGTCAATCTCACCTGAGGTGAGGGCCTTGCGCACCACATCGGTAGTGCCGGTGCTGCAGCGGTCGTTCACACGGAAGCCGTTGGCCTCGAGGAGAATCTTGACCATCTGGCACAGCACCGCCCCCTCGGTGTCAATCTTGGAGCCCACGGTAATGGGACCTTTCTGGGCCAGGGCCAGGCCCAAACCCAGCGCGATCAGGAAGGCAAATACGCTTTTCATGTTCTCTCCCCTCCCACTCCCTGTCTGTCTGGAGTGTCTTACGTGGCTACCATAACACGTGAGGCAGCGCGGTTTGTTGGCTGGCTTACCCACTTTGGCCCAACACCCGGTGCTGAGCCTCCGGTTTGCCCAGCTTTGGTTTTTACGCAGATGTCGTCCTTCAGTTGGACATGCTAAGGGCAAAATCTTCTGCATACTCAAACCTGGTCAGCAAAAGTGCACATTAGCGCACTCCGGCCCCCCACCAGGATGAGGACCTGGGCTCGTTTTCCACCGCTCCCACAGTCCATGGAGGAAGGGCTTGAGGGGCGAGAGGTCTCGCGGCACCTCGCGCCCGAGGAACGGAAGGAAGAGGCCTACCCTCAGGACCCGCCAGGGATTGATGCCGGAAGGGTTCCTTCCCTCGGTTGACCCACTCCGGCTCCCTGGCGAGCCCCGAAGGCTTTGGACGAGGTTCAGGGAGCGCCTGGCTTTTCCCATCTCCCGGGAAAGCTTGCGCTTGAGGTAGGGGTTCCTCTCAGTTTCTTTGAGCTTCTGGAGCTCCCGGAGGCGGGCCTGGTGGAACCCCTCGGCCTGGGCGAGGAAGCCCTCGTCCCGGAGAAGGGCCCCGTAGCCCTTGGGGAGCTTTTCGGTGAAGCCCAGGGCTCTCCGGCCAATCACATAGGCCGCCGCGATGTCTTTGGAGAGGGAGAGCAAGGGGGCGTACTTCAGCATCCCGATGCTGGAGGTGTCCTGCGGATTGACCTCTAAGACTTCTACACCCCGCTTTCGGGCCAGGGCGTGAATCTTCTGCAAGAGGGAGCGGTAGGCGAAGCGGTGTTGTTTATGGCGAAACGCCCGGCCTGAGCCGTCTCCCCTCCGGGACTTACGGAGGTACTTGAGCTTTTCCGTGGCGATGGCGACCCCGTGTTCCTCGGCGACGGCCACCACCTGGTGGGCGACCTTCCAGAGGAGGAGTTCCTTAGCTCCCTTGTTGGGGGCGAAGTCCACCTCTTCCAGGGGAAGGGTCAGGTAGCGGGCGAGGTTCCCCTCAGGAGAGACCACGGCGAGAGCGAGGTGGTAGGGGTCGGCGTTCACGTCTATCCCCAGCATCCCGTTCTCCTTGGTGTGGGTGGGAGGGGGAAGCTCCTCGGGCCAGGTGAAGTGGGCCTGGACCTGTCCCTCCCTCAGGGAGAGCCCCACGTTGTAGGGAAGCCCCACGTGAACCCGCTCCAGGAGCTTATCCAAGTTAGGGTGGCCCGTCCTCACCAGGGCCTGGGCGTAAGTTCCGTCCCCCAGGTTCACCCGGAGCCAGAGGGCTCCTGCCCTCACCAGCAGCCGGAGGTTGAGGTTGCCCCCCTTGCTCCCGTCGCCCCGGGCATAGAGCAGGCCCTGGCGCTTCTCCTTCCACTCCCTTTTCAGGCGCTTCCAATCTTTGCCTGAGAGGTGCTGGCGCTTTAGCTGCTCAAAAAGCTTCCTCCCTCCGAAGACCACCTTGCAGGGGTCTTTTCCGAGCTCCCGGGCGGAGTCCAGCACGCCCTGGGCCTTCTCAATCGCCTCGTCGGCGTAGCGGGTGTTGAGGCGGAAGCGGGGGCAGAGGGGCCCGTCCTGACGCTTGAGCTCCTCCCGGGTCCTGCCCTCTAAAAGCCGGTTGTAGGCGAACCGCTTCGCCGCAGAGAAGCGGCGCATCAGATCCAGAACCGCCTTCTCGTCCTCCCGCTCAGGGAAGACCAGCCGGGCCTGGACGCCCTGGTAACCCTCAGCCTTGCCCCGTCTCCTTACCAGAATCCCCCTTCCCGTAGATCCGGGCGGCGAAGCTGGCCACGATAGCCACCAGGTCCTCGGCCAGCTCCTCTCCGAGCTCCTTCCTCTCTTTGCCGTTGAGGACTACCAGCTCCACGCCAAAAGCTTGCAGGAAAGCGCGCAGGTACCCGAGCCCGAAACGGGCCAGGCGGTCCTCGTACTCCACCACCACCCGGTCCAGCTCACCCCTCCTGGCCCGGTTCAGCACCTTGAGAAGTCCCCGGCGGTTCTCGTTGACCCCGCTGGCCACCTCGGCCACCACCTCGCAGTCCCAGCCTTGCTCCCTGGCGAAGGCCTCCAGACGGGCTACCTGGGCCTGGAGGAAGGGTTCCTGTTTCCGGGTGCTCACCCGGGCGTACAGCACGGTGCGGGGCCTGGACTCGGCCTGGACCGGCAGGGACTCCAGGGTGA is a window of Meiothermus cerbereus DSM 11376 DNA encoding:
- a CDS encoding ABC transporter substrate-binding protein translates to MKSVFAFLIALGLGLALAQKGPITVGSKIDTEGAVLCQMVKILLEANGFRVNDRCSTGTTDVVRKALTSGEIDLYPEYTGTALGVFFKNDPSAQAVTRDAAKGFARVKELDAKNNIVWLNPAPANNTWAIAVPRTLAQQNNLRTMADFARWVNGGAQVRLAASQEFVDRDDALKAFERVYGFKLKPEQLVILPGGNTTQTQQAAARGTGGVNAAMAYGTDGGIAALGLVALTDPRGAVAVYQPAITVRKAVFDRFPELATLINPVFATLDEATLSQLNAEVAVSGKNPAEVARAYLRSKNFIR
- a CDS encoding IS200/IS605 family accessory protein TnpB-related protein, with translation MLVRRRGKAEGYQGVQARLVFPEREDEKAVLDLMRRFSAAKRFAYNRLLEGRTREELKRQDGPLCPRFRLNTRYADEAIEKAQGVLDSARELGKDPCKVVFGGRKLFEQLKRQHLSGKDWKRLKREWKEKRQGLLYARGDGSKGGNLNLRLLVRAGALWLRVNLGDGTYAQALVRTGHPNLDKLLERVHVGLPYNVGLSLREGQVQAHFTWPEELPPPTHTKENGMLGIDVNADPYHLALAVVSPEGNLARYLTLPLEEVDFAPNKGAKELLLWKVAHQVVAVAEEHGVAIATEKLKYLRKSRRGDGSGRAFRHKQHRFAYRSLLQKIHALARKRGVEVLEVNPQDTSSIGMLKYAPLLSLSKDIAAAYVIGRRALGFTEKLPKGYGALLRDEGFLAQAEGFHQARLRELQKLKETERNPYLKRKLSREMGKARRSLNLVQSLRGSPGSRSGSTEGRNPSGINPWRVLRVGLFLPFLGREVPRDLSPLKPFLHGLWERWKTSPGPHPGGGPECANVHFC
- a CDS encoding IS607 family transposase; amino-acid sequence: MDLLLLTAQQVGERYGLHRNTLYAWEQQGLLHPVRTPGGRRRYRRDEIERLLTLESLPVQAESRPRTVLYARVSTRKQEPFLQAQVARLEAFAREQGWDCEVVAEVASGVNENRRGLLKVLNRARRGELDRVVVEYEDRLARFGLGYLRAFLQAFGVELVVLNGKERKELGEELAEDLVAIVASFAARIYGKGDSGKETGQG